DNA from Athene noctua chromosome Z, bAthNoc1.hap1.1, whole genome shotgun sequence:
TCTAAATGTGGCTGAAAGTTTCTCTTTGCACTTTCCAGCTTGGCTGCACTCCTGATCTTCTAGCCATTGTAATAAAAtgggccaaattctgcttccATTTAACCACTCAAACCTCCACTGATGCACTTAGAAGGTACACGGAGAATATTTACATCCTCGTAAGAGTTCACATCCTGACTTTCATGGAAAATTCTTCTGAGGGGTACAAGTCTTTGtgtcctccttcttcctcagcagcattagaactgaaaattatattctgtAGGGACTTGCAGGATCTCATCACATCAGTCTACGTGATCCCAAAATGGTCTTGTAGAAAGGCTTTGTGGTGGTTGTGGGTCACAAGTTGAATGTGAGTCAGACTGTGTGGCTGTTAAGGAAACTGATGTCACACTGGAACgtatgaagaaatgtttatgtctccCAAGTTTATCAAAGTCTTCTGTCAAGAAAAAATGAGTAAATTGTTCTCCCTGTCCTccttagaaaaaaagaaagtagggCAAAAAAGGGATGGTGGATAGAAGTAATGGGCTTCGGTTGCAGCAAGGAAGATGCAGGATTCACATGATGAAAACTTAAGTGATAACAATGGATCTGGATTGACTGCCTAAAGATTATGGCATCTCCAACACTAAAGAACTTCTAGAAAAGATTAGACAAACACTTCTGAGGAATGACATCTGTAAAGCTGATCATGCTTTATGCCAGGGAAAGACTACAGGGCAGCTTGACGTCTTTTTTCAGCCATCTGATTTTGTCTCTGGTTTGTTTTCCTACTGGAGATAaaagtttttctcactttttttttttttttttaacagagaactTAATCCTTTCCAATAAGTATAAATATAAGAGTTTTATTGAGTTCTTCCTCAACTGATTTATATAATAAGCATTGAATAGATTGACTCTTAGCAGCTGagtcacagtcagttttccaaaCATGTctcataaagatttttttctgttttcaggtaATGGAGACAAACCAGAGAAGCCACACTTTGATTCTCGTAGTCTTATCTTTGAATTAGACCCATGCAATGGGAATGGGAAAGTTTGTCTTGTTTATAAGCATGCTAAACCAGGTAAGACTGAAAAGAGCAAAGTTAGCCATCTCTTGTTGTGGATTGTATCTGGAGGCCACATGTGTAGAATTGTCTTACACTTCTGATCTTTGCAGTTTCGAGATGGGACTACAAATGCAGGAATGTCCTGTCTCCACTGAAGTCAGGGCCTAAACCTGTCAGAGACTTAACTAGAGCTAACATTTTCCCTCCTTTTAATGTTGGAATCTGAGTTATAACTTATGATTTCTGCATACATAGAAACAAGAAAGCGTTCACATATGTCCTACAGACAATCATGTTGAAATAATAGGGAGAGCTAGAGCTCAGCCACTAACGTATCTCTGGTTACTTGCATGTCTCAGAACAATTCCCTTATGTTTTGGTGAGAAAGACTGTAACTCTTCTAAGAAGCAAGGCATAAATGGTAAAAAAAGGTCCTTAGCTGATTGGAGACAGACTTAGACTGGTTCTTCCACCTTGTGCATGGATGCAGAGCCTCCAAATACTACCTAGGTCAAAATTTGTCAGGAAGGGTTCAACAGGAGAGTTAAAGATGTGAGCTGAGCTGTTTCTTCTGACAGATGCACAGAAGACTGTTACCAGTCTGTGATTAGTGGAACACCCAAGTTGCTTGTAAAGTAGTTTCTGACACCGTGCACAGGTCACTAGGTGTATGTGTAGACACGGTGTGAGGATGTGCAATTGTGATATACCTGTTCTTaagaaaactcttttcttttgTAATCTTGTGTCTTTCATTGGGTGTGACTACAGTTCCTAGGGCAGGAACTTCTTACTTGTCCTCTTGCCTTCTGGTGTTAATGATTTCAGCACATACAGCGCATAACTTGAGCAAGGGGAGGGAGTGTTGTGGGATGCCATGTGTTAAGTTGACAATGTTCAGCATCTCAATTTCCCAAGTAAAATCACTTCTTTTTATGTGACAAAGGATGTCGCCACCAGAGAAATATTTGATCACTGTGGAAAGAGTTtgcaaaatgtgtttctgttGGCAGCGCACACTCCCATGACTTCCAGACTCTGGACTCTATTTGGTAACCCAGATGGCTGACAGTTGAGTTAGTTGCTTTTTACTTTGTGAGGCAGATAATGTTTGCCATAATTGTACTTTGAACTTATGCTACAAAGTTGCTGATGTCTAAGCATGTTCCATGTAGCGCATCAGTCCCAGGTTGTGAAGGAACAGCATTGCATCCATTTTACAGTGGGTAAAGTGAGTGTAATGGCTATTGCACAAGTATTTTTAGTACAGCTGGGAGCAGAACCAAGTCCATTCAGTCCCCATGCTCTAACCATCACATTGCCTCTGGATAATCATCTCTGTTAGTCAGGCATGCTTCATTGTAGAAGCTGCATCCTTTCTGATAAGCGTGTTGTGTCTCCCACCTGACAATGTCCAGGGGTTGATCTTATCACTGCAAAGCAACAGTgtcatttgtgtttgttttgttctaGTTGTCTCCCCAGAGACAGAGATATGGTTCCTGGACAGAGCTCTCTATTGGCATTTCCTCACCAAAACTTTCACAGCCTACTACCGCCTGCTCATCACCCACCTGGGTCTCCCACAGTGGCAGTACGCCTTCACCAGCTATGGAGTCAGCCCCCAGGCCAAGGTAGGACCACAGAATCCAGCTCATCATTATTTTGCATAAGTATAGACTGGGAAAACATCTTCCTACCTTTTGGCAAGCAGTCTGTAGGCTCAAGTGTGCCTCCCTGGTGAGCCTTGGAAGGAGCCATGAGTCTTTCCCCTATAGCATGTTAACAGTCATTTGTTTATGTTAGTGAATTCACTAAGATTGTGTTAACTCTGCTTTTCTCACCTGAATTAGCCTTTACCTTTAACCTCTAATAGCAAGTGATGGAACcctaattatttatttgttttcttgacTCTGAAACAAACCTCTGTTTCCATGACTGCTGGCAAGTGAGCAGATGTGAAGCAGTTCATCCCCACAGCTATATAAGATTTGTCTAGATCAGTTTTCTGGCCAAGTACCGAACAAGACCCTCCTGCTCTCTGGGTAGAGAGGAAGGTCCAGGTACACATTAGACAGAAACCCAGAGGAAGAATATGAGCCTGAGCCTTGCCAAGAATATTAATTCCTTTGCATCCTCCTCAGTCATGAAAGGATACCTTGATAAAAGTCAGGCCCAAAAAGGGGTAATTTAAATACCAGCAATTCTAGAAGTAATTATAGGAAAGCTCCAGGTACAGCCTCGTGACCATTCCAACGCCTTGTTATTATTAAAATTGCTATTCTGCTCTGCCAAACCCTCCTCTTAGAGACTCCTGCCATTCCTCTGTGTTTGACTGGGCCTCCAGCCCTAACCCTACTTCCACCTTATGAGAGGTTGGGGAACAGATCTGACAATACTACCAAACACAGCACTTGGGGTTGTTCAGcgcagagaagagaaggctccggggagaccttacagtgtccttccagtacttaaagggggctacaggaataATGGGGAGGGCCTGTTTATCAGGGAGAGTAGGGACAGGACAAGGgttaatagttttaaactgacagagggtagatttagattagctataaggaagaaattcttccctgtgagggtggtgaggccctggcacaggtttcccagagaagctgtggctgccccctccctggcagtgttcaaggccaggctggacggggctttgagcaacctgggctggtggaaggtgtccctgcccatggcaggcgGATTGGAACTGGATGATCCTAAGGTCCCTCCTaacccaaacctttctgtggttctgtgataaGCCTGTGCAATGTGTATGCATGTTGGCAAGGCATGGTGGGACTCAATGAGTGTCAGCATCACATTCCTTGGTCCTGCCACAGATCTGTGCGTACATCAGAACTAGTCACTAAAAAATCACTGCCGATTTCCATCTATCAATGGCTGTAgaatttgtttctttgtatttctggTGTTTTCCCTGTTATACTGTGCTCTACTCTATCAGTAAAGGCTGTGTACATGCTACTGTAGCATATGCCTGTGCTCTGCCTTCCTGTAACCTTCTTACtagaatattttattatgttcATTATATTCACAAACCTTAGTGAAATCATTCATGTATTCCCTAATCATTTGCAGCCTCTGTTAGTTAAAATCCTCCTAGTATGTTAACCATTATCATTTTTAAAGGTCTTCAAGGGTGGTATACTAGAGCTGTTTTCCATTAAGCAGTACACGAATAGATTGCCATCTACATTTTGGTATTGATATTTTGTTTACCTTGTTCAACAGTTTGCTGATGGTTTCAGTAGGATTTGTGATAGCATAACCCCCACAGTTTTATTTCCTGACTTCATCACTGGAAAACTGATAATAAAAATGCTTAAGATATGAGAACTGCAAGGCATAACGTTGTAGTGGCATCTGGgaaccaaaaaaataatttttatggtCACTTCTAGATGTAAAATCAGGCCGAagagaagcaaacacaaaatCCTTTGTGTAAAGAGTTAAAAAACCCTGCATTATTGTATGTGtcaggagagggagggaggctatATTTTGAGAAGTTCAGCTAGTTTGGTTCCAATTTATAAGCACTTTTAAATTCCaaggttttttaatcttttctgcttctctgaatCTAAATAAATGTGGTTTAGTTTCATCCCCTccctttgcttttcctcctgtGGTTTAAATCGGGAGTTGCTCCTGACAGGGGTTACACTGCAGGAAAGGTAGTGTTAGGTTTGTGTCTGGTTCTCCTCTTCCCTGTCTGGAATGTGAAGCAGTTCCAGGGCTGTAGCTGTAGCTGTGCTTTGTGTATCCTTATCACAAGACACTCTGCGTGGTCCTGTAAACTGCAAACTGATAAGTGGTGTATGATTAAAATCAGGTCTCaggggtgagggggaagagggTAAGAAATGTCTAATTGCAGtttgatttttaacttctttcttCCCCACCATCTTGCCGTTCAGCAATGGTTTAACATGTATAAACCCATAACCATCAACACAGATCTCCTCTCTGAAGAAGCTGATTCCTTTGTGAACAAGCTGGACCCCAATAAGGTATttaaaagcaagaacaaaacTCCAGTGATCAAAAAGAAACTGCCCTCCCAGCCAGCAGGCTCCCAAAAGAGTCACACAAGCATGACCTCCTCCAAGACATCTTCACTAACTGGGAATTCTTCAAGAAAGTGAGACCCCAGATCTTACCCTGGACAGCACTTGCAGTAAGCTTTGATGTTCTCTGATGCAGAGTCTTGGTGGTTCGGACCAAGTTCCTCGTGCATGAATACATGTGCCTATGGAAAACACATTGCAGCATTTGCATGAAACATAACCACAATGTACTTTGACATGGGAGGGCTGTAGTTCCTGGACACGCTGAGAAAAAACTTGAGACATTGATTTTATTCCCTTCTGCTATTTGCAGCATGTACTTTTCAGAGAACATGAAGAAGCCCTTGATGTCACTGCTCTGTAGGGAAGCTTTTGTTCCTGTGTAGCTGCAGCACTGTAATGAAAGTAATAAATGGTACAAgaggcctcaagttgtgccagggaaggtttagactggatattaggaagcatttctttacagaaggggttgttgggtgttggaatgggctgcccagagcagaggtggagtcctcatccctggaggtgtttaagagtcgggttaacatagcgctgagggatctggtggggttgggaactgtcagtgctgggttaatggttggactagatcacagaatcatctaggttggaaccaacctagatgattctgtgatgctatgaaagaaaatgtaagtcACCATTACTTTAATAGACCCGAGCTGAAGTACAGCATATAAAGATATTTATGCCCTCTCCTTTGAAAGAAAGCTGTCCTGACCTTGCTTGCTAAGGGAGCAGACTGCAACACACTGAACAAACATTTTCTCCTTCAGTCAGAATCAAACTCCGCACCTCCCTGTGCTCCTTTCAGCTTCCACTCTGGGATTCATGGTGCAAAGGGACCTGGGGCTTCCATGTCTCTGCACTGGCCTAGTCACTTGTTCTACAGCCCAGACAACTTTTTGGCCTTTGTGCCATATCTTTTTGGATAGCGATGTCTGTGTGATGTCCTTCCCAATAAGCCTGAAGGCAGCCAGAAGCTGCAAGATTCCTCCTTGCCTCTGCTTTCTccttctgggagctgctgagCCAGGGCAGGTCAGTGGTGTTAAGAGTCCCATAAGCCAGGAGGACCCCTTGGTTTGTCACACAGTCTTTTGTAAAATTGACCATTCAAACAGCCTTGTCACTTTTTAACTGGGCAGGATCTGACCACTGAGGTCCTATAGACTTAGAAGCCCCTGATGCTGTTTCCTATACCATAAGTTTTCAGGTTAGAACTGCACTTTAACCTATTCACTGCTGGTTTTCAGTTACAACTGATTGTTTCCATTACCTTTCCATGCCATTCTGTCTTCTTACATGTGCTGGAAACACATGGTAGCAACCAACACATTTTGTGCCTAAACTGGGAAATCAAAGTCACCATCTTCAAATAAGCATTAATTATTTAAACAGCATCATCTTTTATTTATGAAACACATAATTACATAAGACAAACCTACCTCACACGATGGTGTGAGGCTTTCACCAGTATTTGTATGGCCTTCAGAAAGATGAAGCCACCCTGTAAGGGCTTAATAGTATTTTAATAAAGATTGTAATATTTTCCTCCAGAGTGATTGGGTATTTGAAGATGCTTTTGGGAGCACATGCACAAGGATATATGGTAAGAGCAGGGTGCAGGCtggattgtttggggtttttttttaatgcagtggaGTATCTCTCACTGAGAAGGGATGGGTTACAGTGTCTTTTAGTTAATCCCATCTTGAGGTACTGTGAAGTTCCCAGTGTAGTTCACATAGACCAGAAGAGTCTGCTGTGTGACAGCTGTTCCACATCCTGCGCTCACTATTCAGAGTCCCCGCAGCTCTGGTGCATGCTTTACTGGCTTCCAGCACTGCCCAGGGCCCACCCTCCAGTGCAGCTGCTGCATTGCCTGGCAGCTGTCCTCTGCCACCCCAAAATGTGAG
Protein-coding regions in this window:
- the TPGS2 gene encoding tubulin polyglutamylase complex subunit 2 isoform X5; translation: MEEKPSAGIKPYLDKLTLGVTRILETSPGVAEVTFVEKEPAERHAIISWEQKNSCILPEDLKNFYLMTDGFQMTWSVKTDDLEDDTDEEGNGDKPEKPHFDSRSLIFELDPCNGNGKVCLVYKHAKPVVSPETEIWFLDRALYWHFLTKTFTAYYRLLITHLGLPQWQYAFTSYGVSPQAKQWFNMYKPITINTDLLSEEADSFVNKLDPNKVFKSKNKTPVIKKKLPSQPAGSQKSHTSMTSSKTSSLTGNSSRK
- the TPGS2 gene encoding tubulin polyglutamylase complex subunit 2 isoform X2; protein product: MEEKPSAGIKPYLDKLTLGVTRILETSPGVAEVTFVEKEPAERHAIISWEQKNSCILPEDLKNFYLMTDGFQMTWSVKTDDTPMPLGSMVINSVSKLCRLGGSPMYTLPNAPTLADLEDDTDEEGKVLLTGNGDKPEKPHFDSRSLIFELDPCNGNGKVCLVYKHAKPVVSPETEIWFLDRALYWHFLTKTFTAYYRLLITHLGLPQWQYAFTSYGVSPQAKQWFNMYKPITINTDLLSEEADSFVNKLDPNKVFKSKNKTPVIKKKLPSQPAGSQKSHTSMTSSKTSSLTGNSSRK
- the TPGS2 gene encoding tubulin polyglutamylase complex subunit 2 isoform X6, with the protein product MEEKPSAGIKPYLDKLTLGVTRILETSPGVAEVTFVEKEPAERHAIISWEQKNSCILPEDLKNFYLMTDGFQMTWSVKTDGNGDKPEKPHFDSRSLIFELDPCNGNGKVCLVYKHAKPVVSPETEIWFLDRALYWHFLTKTFTAYYRLLITHLGLPQWQYAFTSYGVSPQAKQWFNMYKPITINTDLLSEEADSFVNKLDPNKVFKSKNKTPVIKKKLPSQPAGSQKSHTSMTSSKTSSLTGNSSRK
- the TPGS2 gene encoding tubulin polyglutamylase complex subunit 2 isoform X1, whose product is MEEKPSAGIKPYLDKLTLGVTRILETSPGVAEVTFVEKEPAERHAIISWEQKNSCILPEDLKNFYLMTDGFQMTWSVKTDDTPMPLGSMVINSVSKLCRLGGSPMYTLPNAPTLADLEDDTDEEGNGDKPEKPHFDSRSLIFELDPCNGNGKVCLVYKHAKPVVSPETEIWFLDRALYWHFLTKTFTAYYRLLITHLGLPQWQYAFTSYGVSPQAKQWFNMYKPITINTDLLSEEADSFVNKLDPNKVFKSKNKTPVIKKKLPSQPAGSQKSHTSMTSSKTSSLTGNSSRK
- the TPGS2 gene encoding tubulin polyglutamylase complex subunit 2 isoform X3, producing MEEKPSAGIKPYLDKLTLGVTRILETSPGVAEVTFVEKEPAERHAIISWEQKNSCILPEDLKNFYLMTDGFQMTWSVKTDDTPMPLGSMVINSVSKLCRLGGSPMYTLPNAPTLADLEDDTDEEDKPEKPHFDSRSLIFELDPCNGNGKVCLVYKHAKPGKTEKKTEIWFLDRALYWHFLTKTFTAYYRLLITHLGLPQWQYAFTSYGVSPQAKQWFNMYKPITINTDLLSEEADSFVNKLDPNKVFKSKNKTPVIKKKLPSQPAGSQKSHTSMTSSKTSSLTGNSSRK
- the TPGS2 gene encoding tubulin polyglutamylase complex subunit 2 isoform X4 yields the protein MEEKPSAGIKPYLDKLTLGVTRILETSPGVAEVTFVEKEPAERHAIISWEQKNSCILPEDLKNFYLMTDGFQMTWSVKTDDTPMPLGSMVINSVSKLCRLGGSPMYTLPNAPTLADLEDDTDEEDKPEKPHFDSRSLIFELDPCNGNGKVCLVYKHAKPGIVSPETEIWFLDRALYWHFLTKTFTAYYRLLITHLGLPQWQYAFTSYGVSPQAKQWFNMYKPITINTDLLSEEADSFVNKLDPNKVFKSKNKTPVIKKKLPSQPAGSQKSHTSMTSSKTSSLTGNSSRK